The sequence gttgattaaaacaaaataaatcaggTCCAAAGAGAATGTTGTGGTCACAGAACCTTTATACTCGACACATAGGCCTACCATCCAGCCGTGTTTAATTTGACATTATGTCTATCATGAAAACATTTAATTCAAGTAATGTGGCACTATATGTTGGTTAAAGAAAACACCTATTTAAAGTCCCTTCAAATAATGTATAAACCAGCATATATGCtgccaaaaataataataatcagtgtATCCCAACAGAGGCGGACTATAAAAttgtaaaaataatgaattaaaagtGAATCCTTGCTTTTTATTGATTATGAAAATGAACAGGCACCTATAACATGGAACTTGCACATCCCAAAAAAACAAACGTAAATAACACATCCCCATTAGTGTTGATCACTCACTACAAGCAGCAAGCTAAGAATCCAAACTACAGTGaaatgggtgtatgtgtgtgtgtgtgtgtgtgtgtgggggggggggggtagaagagGGGTACTGGATTATTTGGTGGTGGAAATGACAAGAGACAGATGGACCCTTGTCAACTTTCTAACAAAAATGTAATCTCCATGGATCTATACTGCTCATTAAACAGAAACGTGTTGCATCCCTGCCCCTCTAATGCCACTGTGACTGTATTTACAATCATTTCATCCCCGTCGCCATTTCTCACAGCACACCCTAAACCGCATTGAGAGCACTACTAATGAAGCTAATACAAAACAAGTCATTGGTTAAATAGAAATCTAGGTTATCAATATAGTTTTTAGGATAGCATCATGGTCATCCCCTCTCTACCGTTTTTCTATTATCACATTCACTCAAGATGCATTGGAGATTCAATTGAACTAGACCCAGGAAAGATAATAgcagttaaaacaaaacaacccaAGATGAAACAGTTCAAGTATTCCCCGATGAAGGACTATAAAGGAATGGAGTGACTTCAGTTTGAATGAAAGAGCCGTACACATCCACTGCAGTGTTCAGCCACTACAGGATCTACCAGGTACTCTCCATAGTCATGGTTCTTGCAATATCTTGTGCCAGAAAGAATCAAATTAAATAAGTAGGTTAAATTAGCATGCATCACCTCAGAAAAActatgtcattttttttttattaaaacagcAATGGCTGCAATGGCTGTACACCTAATTAAGAGATGTGACTTATATTTCAAAAGGAATTAAAACTGCGCTATTCTGCTAGTCAAATATAACTTAATGTCACATAAGACAACCTAGAgacttatatacacacacacaaaatagtttcAGACATGTTAGAATTTTACAATGTAACAGTCTCTTTGGGTGAAAATATATTTAACTTCAAAATATCTGATAGGAATCTTTTTAGAGGTGATCTCTTTATTGAAAAAAGTACCTGAGCCATCTCTCTGACCAGGGGGAAATCATGGAAAGCAGAGCCTTTAGAGATTCCTACCGACTACTCTTACCACTCACTACCATTCTGGAGATCAAAACTGATCATAAattaaataacataaataaGCAATTCAAAACTTTACGGAGCCCTCAAAAACACCATGGCCCTCCCCCACCATCCCaatatagtagtagtattaaaacaaaaccaaaaaggaaCGTAAAAGGAAAATTATCTAAAGTCAAAAAGACAATTCAGAAGATTAAAGCAGTAAATCTTAGAAAACCAAAAttagcataaaaaataaaaatattcaaGTGACCATGTTCTCTCATAGACATTCAGTACATGGAAGGTGGTGTTGCTGCAGATCTTGTATGCTGGACCACTGAACGTTTGCATGAGTTCAGCCTCTATCTCTTTGAAGGGCACAGGGGACGTGTGCTTCGTATTTGCACTTATATCATAGTGTTACCAACATTGTTTTGTCGGACAACGGGCTGCGATCGGAATCTTGATTTGGTTGGAGAGGGCAAAAACTTAGAACATACTCATGATTGAGTTTGTTATAAACATTTTAACTGAGAGTGGAACTGAGGCAGCTTAAAGTGTCGCTGTTAACGCAATAAAATATACAACTTGTGTGCCTTGTCTTCGACATAATTTCACAGTGCATATAATCAAAaagcagaaaaataaaatgatgaaaaacATTTCTTGGAGATACGATAGTCAGATCCTGTCTGCAAAATGATTAGATTTGGATTTCTTGTTGTAGGCCCAAGCATGCATCCATCGTTTGTTATTGcacaaagaaaaaaggaaaaaaagtccTCATAATGaacccatacacaaacatacaaaaagtAACAAGAATAATCTTAAAACAGGAATTATAATAATCTCACTACCACTCCACCTTGCTGGCTGCATTACCATCTTTTTGCAAAGAACCTTCCACCGGGGTGCATATAAacgttccttttttttttttcctctataTATTACAACCAGCTAAAACATGCATCCAACTGCCCATGGCGGGAAATGCAGTCAAGAGAGTCCAGCGCTTGGAGTCCACCTCTCCAGTCAAAGGTCAGAGTTCAAAGACTGAATGATTAAAAagtgcttcttttttttctttgtaggTCAGTAGGACTTTTCTTCTAGGATTATTACAAAGGGTTTTGTTTACATTAGCATGTATCATCTGGgaagaaagacaaacaaaaagGTTTAGATTACCGCTGCTTATAAGTTACTTATAGGTTTGCATTTGGATCAATGATTTACTCACCATGATAccaccattttgttttctttggatttttgttaCAAGTTCTTACATAAAAGGAGTTATCCGGCGGCCGTCTCTATAGAAGAAACACAGACAAGTTTTTAGAAAGGCAGCTCTTCAACCTTCCCAAACACTCAACAAACATCAACAAAACAACAGATCTGCCAGGAATCACCAAAGGTGTTCCCCACAGCGCCGCTTTGGGTCCCTTACCTTTTCTTTACAGCTGGACAACATGCTGATTATACTTAGACAAACTGATTGCACGGAGAGCGCTGGTGACCAGTCTTCTGTAAGAATAGACAGGCAGATGTGCCCGTTGCTGTACACATGAGGGTGGACAGGTATATTCTCTCCTGTGAACATGACCTAAGGAAGAAACGTCAATCAATGAGCTGCACCATTAAGCTGCCACATGGCTTTTCTTGGAAACACGGTCTTAATGtgggcaaacaaacacacaaaaaaaaataaaaaattgagtGCTATTATTGGATGGGAGGAGCTCAAACATTAGAGGGCATAGTTAaagtccataatttttttttcaaaagcaaCCTATATTCATGTATGTGCAGTGCAACTGAACATTGGCTGCTAGCGCCGACAGCTATTGAAAATATGATACAACAGATAGCAATAATTATAGATACATGAatgtagtttaccactatggatgcaAAGAGGCTATAACCGCCGCCACGTCCTACAACAAAATCAACCTTCATTACAATTCAAGGTTTTTGAAACCAAAATGGTGTTTACATTCTGATTCAGCTccatgatttattttattattatttgatatttatttttattaacgtGGGAATAAAACATACATCTTGTTGAATGTAAAAGGAAATTAAGCGTAACACGGACTGTTGGGCAGGCGCTGTCAGAGAATAAGAGTTAAATAAGAGGAGTTTAACAAGAGAGTGAATGGATACTAAGCACAGGAATGTACACCTAGTtcccaaaatacaaaaaaagctacgagtcatcacacacacacacacacacacacacacacacacacacacacacacacacacacacacacacacacacacacacacacacacacacacacacacacacacacacacacacacacacggattaGGGCACggccacacagacagagaggctaCACTCCCGAAATAGCCCAGGCTATTTGAGTGGGTTGACTGATAATCTTCAATGGTGGccagagggggttggggggggggtgtagagaCCAAGGTAGTACCGTGCACTCTACCGTGTTCCACTGTTTACCGAGGCTGGTTCATACCAGGCTGTATCTGAATAAGGGCTCGGTATTTCAGCCTGTCCCCTCTAATGTACTGGCGGCTCTGAGCTGCGGTCAGTCACCATGCAGTGATCCATGTTCCAGAGTCCCGGGGCGGAGGGGCCATCAGGACTGAAGGACCGCACTACTGTCATCAGATCACTGAGTGGGAGAGGGCCCGGCTGTAGGTAACGCCGTCGGACGGCGCACGCGACTGCAGCGCGGCTCCTCCTACTGTGATGGGGTCCGTGAGGCGTGGATGTCTTATTTTTACACTATCGTGTTACCATGGTAGCAAACATATGGCGTACCCCTGCTGCGATGTTGGAAATCAGACAGATGGGCTGATAGCTGAGCAATGGCCTGAGAGTCCCCTGGGCCCTGTGAGTTAGGGCTGCTCCATTATGTGAAAagtcataatcacgattattattgagtttgaaaacatttattcagcatgtctctcccaaaaaaatgTGTCAATCcaaaataatatacagatatatatccagctgttctgcccttctataaaacataaaaaataaataaataaaaaaacttgaTTATGTTGATCTTGTGATCCTTTGACACtaaaaatcgaaatcgcaatcAAAATCCGTTAAATCGCCAGCCCTACTTTGAGTGATATCAAACACAGGAATATAGAAAATTAAGATATGTCTGCGGTTATTCGATAACATATTGTGGTATCCTGGGGGATAGGGACGCTTCAGGCCACAGCGGCATCGTGTTAAAACCCTGATCTAGAGGAACCGATGacccgtcgggggggggggggggctgaccttcACACAGGAGAGTTGGGAGTGTTTACGTTTATGTGCACAGTTGAGGCATTTAGAGGATCAACCACTACGGCAGAGGatttattgacacacacacacacacacacacacacacgcacgcgcacacacgcacacacgcccctTACCTGAGGTGAATCAAATGGATATCGACTACTGAATTTGAAAAGCAGCTGAAATTTCTCTCCTTCATAGAGTGTGCCGGAGGCTCCTTCCATATCTACGATCCACCTTGGAGAGGAAAGAAGGAACGTCAATCCGGGCCTCATTGTTAGTCTATCAAACAAACCTGATCAGTAAACATTCAGAAGACTATTCACCCTAGAATGTATTCTGACTTCTTGATAAAGCAAGCTTTATCGAATCCCGAACATCCTTTTATCTAAGTACGGTATATATTCAGGCCTCCCTGCAATTTCATGTTGTCCTTTCCTTCATATAGTCAAAAGGCGTCATTGTTTAGGCCCCAACTATCGAGTGATTAGACGGATGGGAAATTACTGATATTTGGGTTACTGATAACGCATTACTTTGACATATTTTTACGTATCTGAACTGAAATAGTCccatttcattaaaaaaaaatcaagcagTGGACATACTCCAAAGCAACGTTTTTCTAGTTTTGCCCATCAAACATCTCCCAGTGTAAGGGATCGGTGTGGTGTGGCCACAGCTCCACTTATTGGGCTTCGATCCTCTTTTCCCTCCCTTAAAATCAAATTTTGGAATAATAGCAACACCAATATGACAGTTGGCATTTAATCAATGAAAGCCAAACAAGGACACTGTGGACCAAAACAAAACTGTTAAAGCCGGTGTTTAGTGCTTCTCAAACACATAGGTGGACACACAGCTGAACACACAGGTGAACCACAGCATACACTGTAGAAGGGCAAAGCCCAGCACCGATAATGGCCGCACACAATCCTAGCCAGTCCTCGAGGTTGTTCAGGACAAAACGGAATATAGTGGGAAACATATAAACATAACCCTGAACATTGAGGGTAAAAAACGAAATGTTCTGACCTAATTACAGCTAGGCTCGCGTTCCAGATAAAAGAGCATTTACATTCAGTGGAACTCATCTTTTtagattctttatttatttcccccctCTCACATTAACTGTGAGGCCCTTCATCATTTAGTCATGTCAGAATCTGAACATATCACTGAGCCTGTGGACACAGTGTCAGAGTGCTATGGTGACACTGTGGGAGGGAAGCTGTCCTGGGAGCAGAAGGAGAGCTCAGAGAGAGATATCATTGCTGACGCATGCTGGCGAGGCTGTGTCAGACCCTATCCACTACACAGAAAAACACTTCAGGAAACATCTACCAAAAAATCACACAGACGTTTCCCCAGTGTCCCACAGAGAAATTGGTTCACTAAACGAAAGGCAAGCATAAAGGTAATGTTGAGCGAAACCACTCAGCTAACTCGGCTGTCCCAGTGCATGATCCCACAACGGAAAATGACCTCAGGTATATTTATGCCACCGTCGCAATACTGGTCGCGGTCCATGATTGAGTTCATAATCAGTGTGAGTTTAAAGCCAAGTTTAAATTAACTCAAACTCCACTACTGAAATCTGCCGCTCTGAAACTTATATTTTTTCTAACCTTATCTTGGAATGGATCCCAGTTATTTTACTGCAAGTGCTACTGGCATAATGATCGTCCCATCCATCACATTTGGACTTAAACTACAAACCAAACGTTTTTTAAAAAGGCAGTGCTGACAGCAGAGTCTGTTGGTTGAAATGATTGATTAGGAGTCTCTGGCCCCAACTATGTAAGAACAGAACATTGAGGAAAATAAAGGCCTGATCCCGAACCTCCATTGAGTTTGAAGGTACGGCCCCCGTCTTGTGAGAACCACAGCCTGTCCAAACGGAATACCTAACTGTAACCCTTTCCAATATTACACCTAAAGTTAACGGACTGCAACATCTTACCTAATCATTTACAAGCTCATGTGCCACATTTTTAAAAGGTCCCAATAGTGACAGCTTTGAAATGTAATTATTGCATAGCTTGTCAACTGTCAAGCGATAAACTAGGCCCATGGGATATTTGGACCAATCACAGATAGGGAGAGGATGGCAAACTGTTGTGAACAGATTGACAATGTTCATCCAACCAGAATATTGGATTAAGATTAGCCTTTTGTTCCAAGATCAGGTCAGGTTTGGCTGTTGATTGGGCCTAATCTGCCTCTTtgttaaaatacaatttatattcATTTCACAGACTAGAGCTGACCAGAATTAAAGCAGCATTAAAAAGGTCTCGTCACGACAAACGTTTTGACAAAAGATgagccataaaaaaaaaaaaattcaaaagaAAATGTAAGCTTTAAGATGGTACTGCTATATTGAAAACCTTCCAATAATGCCACAGTAAGACTGACAATTGGCACTTGAGAATAAAGATATGCAAGGCAGACAAAACCAGCTGAACTGGTCAAGAAGTTCACGGTAAATCAAGTTCAACGCACCGTGCTCGTTGTAAAAACAATCCTGAGAGCCTTGACTTTGTTATTCAGAGTCTAAGAAACCCATACAACACATTTTCAGCTCCAACGGCTAACAATGTTGTTAAAAGATGTTAATAAACCTGAAACAATATcaaattaacagtgcaaattcaGAAAAGCAGCACACCTGCAAATCAAGGACAATTTCACAGGAATTGTTTTATAACTTTTTGTTTTGGAGAtgggacagagacacagggagacaaatGGAGAGGTTGGCTTACTTCTTTGCTACACTAGCCTCCAGCAGGTCAAGATAAATATTTAATAAGGATGACTAGTGACACCGAAGGCATAGAGCGGCCATGACTGGAATGACCCCAATTCCTCCTCGTAAGTCAAGGCTTCAAAAGTGAAGTTGTCCAAGTAAATCTATATTAAAAACCTcgtcctactactactacacaacTTTGCTATATTTGGACACACATCCAAAACCGTCAACAATAGAGCCCTTTATTTAACTCAAAATTGTCATCTTTACAGCTGACTCCCCACAATTTAAATGCACCCCACATGATATTGTAATATTAAATATTTGGGTATCCAGGGTCCAAAATTATCCCCAGCCTCAGATAATGAGGGATAGACTTGATTATTTGGCACAGGTTCAAAAGTCAGGGttacatattaaaacaattgCTTAGTCAGTAAGTTAATTTTGGACCTTGTGTGCAGGTAACCATTGCTTACTTTGTCCACATGCAGAGGATTACTTACTGTGTGATGGTATTCTGTACGCTTTTTTCGTTGAGCGTCATCCCAGGAGGTGGATCATTTTGCAGAGCTAATAGTTCCTTTTGTAGCCTTTTCTGTTGAAAACAAACATAGATGGGAGATGAAGTCACGCTCCAATGCTTAACCATACAATAATAATGAAGAAAATTCAGTTTCAGAAATTATTATTTACATACAAGCCTAAGGCAAGTCCTAGCTGGCTTCCACTGAACTCAGGATCACCCCGTTCACCACACCACCACTTTGTAAACAAACCTACTCCAATGTCCATTAGCGCGGAACGACTACCGAGGCATCGACCCATCGTCGCGTGTACATGTATGTCATGTTATTTCGGTGTAATGTTATTTTAAACGCATTAAAAGGGCACCCCTACAGAGATCCAGGCAGCAGACTATGTTGGTCGGGAGGCTTAAGCTTCCCTACAGAACAGGATCATTCAGATCATCGGTTTGAATTCGATGAACCTTAAAACAGCATGTTCTGTTTGGGTGACAGTCTAAGAGACATTTCCCTGACACAGGTCATCTCTGATTTCGAGTAAAGCCATCGATGCTCCTCTTCACCTAGAAGCTGGAGTTGTCCAATCTGCGCACTGTGTTGTCAGAGGCTAACCTCTAGTGCTACCAGCTAACATCAATATTCACCACTGGTCGAATAACACGTTACGAGACACACCACGACACGAACCATGATGAATAACACTTGTAATCCCGACCCTGTGCGTATTATTGTACAACTTTATGATGAAATGTCCTTGTAAAAGACACCGTAGGGCTTTCCTCAGGTTGGGAGTAGCATTAGCTCGCCGTAGTTCTGTGGTCATGCTAGGCTTTTAGCCCATAGCCATCGGGTAAACTCACTGGTTTACATCCCAGACAACCTTCTTATTTCGTCGGGATCGCTTCTAAACGTGGACGTTAGAACGCAGGTTAAGAAGGTCCGTTTGGCGTCCGCGATGGGAATCGAATCGGCTGggtgatttaaaataaataggaTCGCTGTCAGCTGTGGACTTACCTGCATCGACGCCATGATGGAAACCCCCCTGCATCAGGGCACAGCGACGCCAGCTGCACGTCACTGCGTCACGTCACCGCGTCACTTCACTCCATTGCGTCACACTGTTGTCAAGTGGGGGCCGGGTTGTTTATTCTGacagaacaaaacaaaccaGCCAACTGGATCATTTGTGTTTAATTTAAAGAGAAGATTCTCTGTCGTCTCGCATGCGATTTTGATATGTTttgaatatatctatatatatatacgcgtGTATTCCTAAACCCAAATGTGGAATATAAGCTTATTACGattgtatatattataatataaatatgtattgaCCAATTTCTATTTGGTGCTTTTTACAAGATTAATTTCGGCATGCAAATATGCAATGCAATGGCGTGACTTTCATGTGGACAAACAATTTCCATTGTGCaattattaaaaaagaaagtgttttaccaaataaatcaaaacaaaaaataaaatatcaataaacAAAGTAGTACAAGTTTTTCATTTTATTCAACACAATTGCATGTGTTTATATCAATACAATTGCATGTGGAGTTGATACCCTTGATTTGTATGGTCAGAGTACGTCAGCGCATGTG is a genomic window of Gadus chalcogrammus isolate NIFS_2021 chromosome 23, NIFS_Gcha_1.0, whole genome shotgun sequence containing:
- the ube2wb gene encoding probable ubiquitin-conjugating enzyme E2 W-B, with the translated sequence MASMQKRLQKELLALQNDPPPGMTLNEKSVQNTITQWIVDMEGASGTLYEGEKFQLLFKFSSRYPFDSPQVMFTGENIPVHPHVYSNGHICLSILTEDWSPALSVQSVCLSIISMLSSCKEKRRPPDNSFYVRTCNKNPKKTKWWYHDDTC